TATACCATATTCCCTACGAAAATAGCCTCCTAGGAAGACTTTTCTCCTAGAAGGCTGGATTTTTAAAGTTTAGCAAAAGTTGTCACAATCCGCTGACAAACTTCTTGCAGCAGAGATTTAGGCATAGCTACATTGAGGCGGGCATGGAGACTTCCTTCCTCCCCAAAATCCAAACCACGGTTGAGGATAACCTTAGCTTCATTTCTCAACAGCTCTTGCAATCTTTCATCAGTCAGATCATAGGCTGAAAAATCAAGCCAAATCAAGTAGGTTCCTTGCGGTTTCATGACCTTGATTTTAGTCTCTTTTCCAAATAAATCTACCACATAATTGATATGGTCTTCAAAGACTTGCTTGAGTTCCTCTAACCAATCTTTACCGTATCGATAGGCAGCTTCTGTCGCCAAATAACCCAAGCCTGAAATTTCATGCTGGTTATTGGCCAACTGGCGTTTCTGGTAAGCCAGTCTCAACTTAGGATTTTCAATGACTGCATAGGAATTTTTTGTCCCAGCAATATTAAATGTTTTAGTGGCACTACTCAAGACGATAGCCAATTCTTTAAAGTCAGGATTGATGGTATTGAAGGAATGGTGCTTATGACCAAAGAGGGCCAAATCTTGGTGAATTTCATCTGAAACTAGCAAAACACCGTGTTTTTGGCAGAGTTGACCAATCTTCTCCAAGACTTCTTTTTCCCACACACGTCCACCAGGATTGTGAGGATTGCATAGGATATAAAGTTTAACATTCTCTTCCACCAAATCCTTCTCCAGTTGATCAAAGTCAAT
Above is a genomic segment from Streptococcus mitis containing:
- a CDS encoding cysteine desulfurase, yielding MGKYDFTSLPNRLGHHTYKWKEAETDSEVLPAWIADMDFVVLPEIRQAVQTYADQLVYGYTYASEELIKEVQKWEATQHGYHFDKEALVFIEGVVPAISTAIQAFTKEGEAVLINTPVYPPFARSVKLNNRRLITNSLVEKDGLFEIDFDQLEKDLVEENVKLYILCNPHNPGGRVWEKEVLEKIGQLCQKHGVLLVSDEIHQDLALFGHKHHSFNTINPDFKELAIVLSSATKTFNIAGTKNSYAVIENPKLRLAYQKRQLANNQHEISGLGYLATEAAYRYGKDWLEELKQVFEDHINYVVDLFGKETKIKVMKPQGTYLIWLDFSAYDLTDERLQELLRNEAKVILNRGLDFGEEGSLHARLNVAMPKSLLQEVCQRIVTTFAKL